The Anas platyrhynchos isolate ZD024472 breed Pekin duck chromosome 3, IASCAAS_PekinDuck_T2T, whole genome shotgun sequence genome includes a window with the following:
- the TIAM2 gene encoding rho guanine nucleotide exchange factor TIAM2 isoform X3: protein MPAFRRSKTRAKSLALARKTQQQAAAAYGSLHRMFSMSAEQISALCRNFQEVQASNMEGQKDNQDQPPRPLARHLSDADRLRKVIQELMDTEKSYVKDLSCLFELYLEPLQNETFLTQDEMESLFGSLPEMLDFQKVFLETLEDGISSSSDFNTLETPSQFRKLLFSLGGSFLYYADHFKLYSGFCANHIKVQKVLERAKTDSAFKAFLDARNPTKQHSSTLESYLIKPVQRVLKYPLLLKELVSLTDNESEEHYHLTEALKAMEKVASHINEMQKIYEDYGTVFDQLVADQSGTEKEVTELSMGELLMHSTVSWLNPFPSLGKARKDLELTVFVFKRAVILVYKENYKLKKKMPTNVRAGHTYGDLDPFKFRWLIPLSALQVRLGNAAGTENSCIWELIHTKSELEGRPETIFQLCSSDSENKTNIVKVIRSILRENFRRHIKCDLPLEKSCKDRLVPLKNRVPATAKLASTRSLKVLKSSPSSEWNGEQGKGTFQDSDECSLSSSTQSSSCHTTESIQEPKNSSPEKHVQSCASDFSNALVKESDILSDDDDDDYQSLKKGSPTKDIEIQFQQLKISEEPSTDSERDQAAEKEEGDRFKTGDHPKLVRGHFCPVKRKVNSTKRNRGTLTAMQERHQSLDSHSDAANLDLNSILEREFSVQSLTSVVNEDCFYEAVERHGKS, encoded by the exons AGCGCAGAACAGATCAGCGCACTGTGCAGAAACTTCCAAGAAGTTCAGGCGAGCAATATGGAAGGACAGAAGGACAACCAGGATCAACCTCCACGACCACTGGCTCGCCACCTTTCTGATGCAGACAGATTGAGGAAAGTCATCCAAGAACTTATGGACACTGAGAAATCCTATGTCAAG GACTTAAGCTGCCTCTTTGAGCTATACCTGGAGCCTCTTCAAAATGAAACCTTCCTTACCCAAGATGAG ATGGAGTCCTTGTTCGGCAGCCTGCCAGAAATGCTGGATTTTCAGAAGGTGTTTCTGGAGACCCTTGAAGATGGAATATCTTCTTCCTCGGATTTTAATACACTGGAAACACCATCCCAGTTCCGG AAATTGCTGTTCTCCCTTGGAGGATCCTTTCTGTATTATGCTGACCACTTTAAACTGTACAGTGGCTTCTGTGCCAACCACATCAAAGTTCAGAAAGTTCTCGAGAGAG cCAAAACAGATAGTGCCTTTAAGGCCTTTCTGGACGCTCGCAATCCCACAAAGCAACACTCTTCTACACTGGAGTCGTATCTCATAAAGCCTGTTCAGAGAGTGCTGAAATATCCTCTGCTTTTAAAAGAGCTGGTGTCTCTGACTGACAACGAGAGTGAGGAGCACTATCATTTGACAG AAGCACTGAAGGCAATGGAAAAAGTAGCAAGTCACATCAATGAGATGCAGAAGATTTATGAAGATTATGGCACTGTATTTGATCAACTGGTTGCAGATCAAAGTGGAACAGAGAAGGAG GTGACCGAGCTTTCCATGGGAGAACTTCTGATGCATTCTACAGTTTCCTGGCTGAATCCTTTTCCATCGTTGGGCAAAGCAAGAAAAGACCTTGAACTTACAGTGTTTG tcTTTAAGAGGGCTGTAATACTGGTGTATAAGGAGAActacaaactgaaaaagaaaatg CCTACTAATGTTCGTGCTGGACATACTTATGGTGACTTGGATCCATTTAAGTTCCGCTGGCTGATTCCTTTATCTGCTCTTCAAGTCCGACTGGGTAACGCAGCAG GAACAGAGAACAGCTGTATCTGGGAACTGATTCACACAAAGTCAGAACTAGAAGGCAGGCCAGAAACAATTTTTCAGCTATGCAGCAG TGACTCTGAGAACAAGACTAACATCGTGAAGGTGATCCGTTCTATTTTGCGGGAGAATTTCAGACGCCACATAAAATGTGATCTACCTCTGGAGAAAAGCTGTAAAGATCGCCTTGTCCCACTCAAGAACCGTGTGCCTGCAACAGCTAAACTGG cttccaCAAGGTCCCTGAAGGTACTGAAGAGTTCACCCAGCAGTGAGTGGAACGGTGAGCAGGGGAAAGGCACCTTCCAGGATTCTGATGAGTGcagcctgagcagcagcactcagagcagcagctgccacacCACAGAGAGCATACAGGAGCCCAAAAACTCATCTCCTGAGAAACACGTACAGAGCTGTGCCTCTGACTTTTCTAATGCTCTTGTCAAGGAATCTGATATTCTCAGTGATGATGACGATGATGACTATCAGAGCCTAAAGAAGGGCAGCCCTACTAAAGACATAGAAATACAGTTCCAACAGCTGAAGATTTCAGAGGAACCTAGTACTGACTCTGAACGAGATCAAGCTGctgaaaaggaggaaggagatCGTTTCAAGACAGGAGACCATCCAAAGCTGGTGCGTGGCCACTTCTGCCCAGTGAAGCGAAAAGTAAACAGCACAAAGCGTAACAGAGGAACTTTGACGGCAATGCAAGAACGTCATCAATCCCTTGACAGTCACTCTGATGCTGCAAACCTGGATCTGAACTCTATTTTAGAGAGGGAATTTAGCGTCCAGAGTTTAACGTCTGTAGTTAATGAGGACTGTTTTTATGAAGCTGTGGAGAGGCATGGAAAATCCTAG
- the TIAM2 gene encoding rho guanine nucleotide exchange factor TIAM2 isoform X4, which translates to MEGQKDNQDQPPRPLARHLSDADRLRKVIQELMDTEKSYVKDLSCLFELYLEPLQNETFLTQDEMESLFGSLPEMLDFQKVFLETLEDGISSSSDFNTLETPSQFRKLLFSLGGSFLYYADHFKLYSGFCANHIKVQKVLERAKTDSAFKAFLDARNPTKQHSSTLESYLIKPVQRVLKYPLLLKELVSLTDNESEEHYHLTEALKAMEKVASHINEMQKIYEDYGTVFDQLVADQSGTEKEVTELSMGELLMHSTVSWLNPFPSLGKARKDLELTVFVFKRAVILVYKENYKLKKKMPTNVRAGHTYGDLDPFKFRWLIPLSALQVRLGNAAGTENSCIWELIHTKSELEGRPETIFQLCSSDSENKTNIVKVIRSILRENFRRHIKCDLPLEKSCKDRLVPLKNRVPATAKLASTRSLKVLKSSPSSEWNGEQGKGTFQDSDECSLSSSTQSSSCHTTESIQEPKNSSPEKHVQSCASDFSNALVKESDILSDDDDDDYQSLKKGSPTKDIEIQFQQLKISEEPSTDSERDQAAEKEEGDRFKTGDHPKLVRGHFCPVKRKVNSTKRNRGTLTAMQERHQSLDSHSDAANLDLNSILEREFSVQSLTSVVNEDCFYEAVERHGKS; encoded by the exons ATGGAAGGACAGAAGGACAACCAGGATCAACCTCCACGACCACTGGCTCGCCACCTTTCTGATGCAGACAGATTGAGGAAAGTCATCCAAGAACTTATGGACACTGAGAAATCCTATGTCAAG GACTTAAGCTGCCTCTTTGAGCTATACCTGGAGCCTCTTCAAAATGAAACCTTCCTTACCCAAGATGAG ATGGAGTCCTTGTTCGGCAGCCTGCCAGAAATGCTGGATTTTCAGAAGGTGTTTCTGGAGACCCTTGAAGATGGAATATCTTCTTCCTCGGATTTTAATACACTGGAAACACCATCCCAGTTCCGG AAATTGCTGTTCTCCCTTGGAGGATCCTTTCTGTATTATGCTGACCACTTTAAACTGTACAGTGGCTTCTGTGCCAACCACATCAAAGTTCAGAAAGTTCTCGAGAGAG cCAAAACAGATAGTGCCTTTAAGGCCTTTCTGGACGCTCGCAATCCCACAAAGCAACACTCTTCTACACTGGAGTCGTATCTCATAAAGCCTGTTCAGAGAGTGCTGAAATATCCTCTGCTTTTAAAAGAGCTGGTGTCTCTGACTGACAACGAGAGTGAGGAGCACTATCATTTGACAG AAGCACTGAAGGCAATGGAAAAAGTAGCAAGTCACATCAATGAGATGCAGAAGATTTATGAAGATTATGGCACTGTATTTGATCAACTGGTTGCAGATCAAAGTGGAACAGAGAAGGAG GTGACCGAGCTTTCCATGGGAGAACTTCTGATGCATTCTACAGTTTCCTGGCTGAATCCTTTTCCATCGTTGGGCAAAGCAAGAAAAGACCTTGAACTTACAGTGTTTG tcTTTAAGAGGGCTGTAATACTGGTGTATAAGGAGAActacaaactgaaaaagaaaatg CCTACTAATGTTCGTGCTGGACATACTTATGGTGACTTGGATCCATTTAAGTTCCGCTGGCTGATTCCTTTATCTGCTCTTCAAGTCCGACTGGGTAACGCAGCAG GAACAGAGAACAGCTGTATCTGGGAACTGATTCACACAAAGTCAGAACTAGAAGGCAGGCCAGAAACAATTTTTCAGCTATGCAGCAG TGACTCTGAGAACAAGACTAACATCGTGAAGGTGATCCGTTCTATTTTGCGGGAGAATTTCAGACGCCACATAAAATGTGATCTACCTCTGGAGAAAAGCTGTAAAGATCGCCTTGTCCCACTCAAGAACCGTGTGCCTGCAACAGCTAAACTGG cttccaCAAGGTCCCTGAAGGTACTGAAGAGTTCACCCAGCAGTGAGTGGAACGGTGAGCAGGGGAAAGGCACCTTCCAGGATTCTGATGAGTGcagcctgagcagcagcactcagagcagcagctgccacacCACAGAGAGCATACAGGAGCCCAAAAACTCATCTCCTGAGAAACACGTACAGAGCTGTGCCTCTGACTTTTCTAATGCTCTTGTCAAGGAATCTGATATTCTCAGTGATGATGACGATGATGACTATCAGAGCCTAAAGAAGGGCAGCCCTACTAAAGACATAGAAATACAGTTCCAACAGCTGAAGATTTCAGAGGAACCTAGTACTGACTCTGAACGAGATCAAGCTGctgaaaaggaggaaggagatCGTTTCAAGACAGGAGACCATCCAAAGCTGGTGCGTGGCCACTTCTGCCCAGTGAAGCGAAAAGTAAACAGCACAAAGCGTAACAGAGGAACTTTGACGGCAATGCAAGAACGTCATCAATCCCTTGACAGTCACTCTGATGCTGCAAACCTGGATCTGAACTCTATTTTAGAGAGGGAATTTAGCGTCCAGAGTTTAACGTCTGTAGTTAATGAGGACTGTTTTTATGAAGCTGTGGAGAGGCATGGAAAATCCTAG
- the CLDN20 gene encoding claudin-20, with product MASAGLQFFAFMLALFGAFGDIAATLLPNWKVNADVGSNIITAITQMQGLWMDCTWYSTGMFSCTLKYSVLSLPVYIQAARTTMVLSCILSAFGICITTVGMKCTKLGGDTDSKSHTCFAGGVCFVLAGIFGLVPTSWYTREIISNFLDQTIPESSKHEPGGAVYIGFISAGFLLVAGVIFCTSCFKKQQGAWIYPPKQQHFPSTQQENNAGYNLKDYV from the coding sequence ATGGCATCAGCAGGTCTGCAGTTCTTTGCTTTTATGCTGGCTTTGTTTGGTGCTTTTGGAGACATCGCAGCCACCTTGTTGCCAAACTGGAAGGTAAACGCAGATGTTGGTTCCAATATCATAACAGCTATAACACAGATGCAAGGACTTTGGATGGACTGCACGTGGTACAGCACCGGGATGTTTAGCTGCACCCTGAAATACTCCGTCCTCTCACTGCCCGTCTACATCCAGGCTGCACGGACCACCATGGTACTGTCTTGCATCCTGTCAGCTTTTGGCATCTGCATCACTACAGTTGGAATGAAATGCACAaaactgggaggggacactGACAGCAAAAGTCACACTTGCTTTGCTGGAGGAGTCTGCTTCGTTCTTGCGGGAATCTTTGGATTAGTACCGACATCGTGGTACACGAGAGAAATCATTTCAAATTTCCTGGACCAGACCATTCCAGAAAGCAGTAAGCATGAACCAGGAGGAGCAGTTTATATAGGATTCATTTCAGCAGGGTTTCTGCTTGTCGCAGGTGTCATCTTCTGCACTTCCTGCTTCAAAAAGCAGCAAGGAGCATGGATTTACcctccaaagcagcagcatttcccaTCCACACAGCAGGAGAACAATGCAGGTTACAACTTGAAGGACTATGTGTAA